In Epinephelus moara isolate mb chromosome 9, YSFRI_EMoa_1.0, whole genome shotgun sequence, a genomic segment contains:
- the LOC126395770 gene encoding spindlin-1 — protein MKSTPGHRDTADAGHAGVSANMMKKKNPHKKHKSSLGPTTKVLSQPRRNIVGCRIQHVWKEGGGHVIWKGTVLDQVPVNPSLYLIKYDGFDCVYGLELHKDERVQGLEVLPDRLAKSRLTDVNLADTMIGKAVEHMFETEEGPKEEWRGMVLARAPIMTTWFYITYEKDPVLYMYQLLDDYKEGDLRIMPDSNDSVPTEREPGEVVDSLVGKQVEYAKEDGGKRTGMVIHQVEAKPSVYFIKFDDDFLIYVYDLVKTS, from the exons ATGAAGAGCACTCcaggacacagagacacagctgatgcag GGCATGCAGGTGTTTCTGCAAATATGATGAAGAAAAAGAATCCCCATAA GAAACATAAGAGCAGTCTGGGTCCGACCACCAAAGTTCTGTCACAGCCACGACGCAACATCGTCGGCTGCCGGATCCAACACGtctggaaggagggaggaggacacgTGATTTGGAAAGGGACAGTGCTGGACCAG GTGCCAGTGAACCCGTCTCTCTATCTGATAAAGTACGATGGTTTCGACTGTGTTTATGGTCTGGAGCTTCACAAAGATGAGAGGGTTCAGGGACTGGAAGTGCTCCCTGACAGACTGG CTAAATCCCGTCTAACGGACGTCAACCTAGCGGACACCATGATCGGTAAAGCAGTGGAGCACATGTTTGAGACGGAGGAGGGTCCAAAGGAGGAGTGGAGGGGGATGGTGCTGGCTCGGGCTCCCATCATGACCACCTGGTTCTACATCACCTACGAGAAAGACCCGGTGCTCTACATGTACCAGCTGCTGGACGACTACAAAGAGGGAGACCTCCGCATCATGCCCGACTCAA ATGACAGCGTCCCGACGGAGAGGGAACCTGGCGAGGTGGTGGACAGCCTGGTGGGTAAACAGGTGGAGTACGCCAAAGAGGATGGCGGCAAACGAACGGGCATGGTGATCCACCAGGTGGAGGCTAAGCCCTCCGTCTACTTCATCAAGTTCGACGACGACTTCCTCATTTACGTCTACGACCTGGTCAAAACTTCATAA
- the dnajc25 gene encoding dnaJ homolog subfamily C member 25, which translates to MAAPTERCRGGGGGGGGLAGCPRTVRPWWRLAVLLFSVSSLPAVTALVEGLYCGTEVCYDVLGVTREAAKADIARAYRQLARRYHPDRFRVGEPGMEGETMESAQKKFLLVATAYETLKDEDTRRDYDYMLDHPEEYYQHYYAYYRRQLTPKVDVRVVILVTICAISIFQYYSWHSSYNEAINYLVTVPKYRIQATEIAKQQGLLNRTKEKGKNRRSKEEIREQEEEVIRDIIKNKIDIKGGYQKPNLSDILLCQIVLFPYYLTNYVTWYVSWIYRFTICREEYGDEEKLYIIRRYMKMSQSQFDSLDENTKQTFMEKQLWIKENFEVHRKEQEEEMKVKMATDPRMKRYRRWMKNEGPGRLTFIDD; encoded by the exons ATGGCTGCGCCCACGGAGCGGTGCCGCGGCGGTGGCGGAGGCGGAGGAGGGTTAGCTGGCTGTCCGCGGACGGTGAGGCCTTGGTGGCGGCTCGCGGTGCTCCTGTTCTCCGTGTCGTCCCTCCCGGCGGTCACCGCGCTGGTGGAGGGCCTCTACTGCGGCACCGAGGTCTGCTACGATGTGCTCGGCGTCACCAGGGAGGCCGCCAAGGCTGACATCGCCCGGGCTTACCGGCAGCTGGCCCGCCGGTACCATCCGGACCGGTTCAGGGTGGGAGAGCCCGGCATGGAGGGAGAGACCATGGAGTCCGCACAGAAGAAGTTCCTGTTGGTCGCCACCGCGTACGAGACGTTAAAG gatgAGGACACTCGGCGGGACTACGACTACATGCTGGACCACCCTGAGGAGTACTACCAGCACTACTACGCCTACTACCGCCGACAGCTCACGCCCAAAGTGGACGTCAGGGTCGTCATCCTGGTCACCATCTGTGCCATCTCCATCTTTCAG TACTACAGTTGGCACAGCAGCTACAACGAGGCCATCAACTACCTGGTGACGGTCCCCAAGTACCGAATCCAGGCCACGGAGATCGCCAAGCAGCAGGGGCTCCTCAACCGCACCAAGGAGAAGGGCAAGAACCGCCGCTCCAAGGAGGAGATCCGGGAGCAGGAGGAAGAAGTGATCCGCGACATCATCAAAAACAAGATCGACATCAAAGGAGGCTACCAGAAGCCCAACCTGTCGGACATCCTGCTGTGTCAGATCGTCCTCTTCCCCTACTACCTGACCAACTATGTGACCTGGTACGTCTCCTGGATTTACCGCTTCACCATCTGCAGGGAGGAGTACGGAGACGAGGAGAAGCTCTACATCATCAG GAGATACATGAAGATGTCTCAGTCTCAGTTCGACAGTCTGGATGAAAACACCAAACAGACATTCATGGAAAAACAGCTGTGGATCAAAGAAAACTTCGAG GTGCATAgaaaggagcaggaggaggagatgaaggtgAAGATGGCGACTGACCCAAGGATGAAAAGGTACCGCCGCTGGATGAAGAATGAGGGGCCGGGCCGGCTTACGTTCATCGACGACTGA